The Musa acuminata AAA Group cultivar baxijiao chromosome BXJ1-3, Cavendish_Baxijiao_AAA, whole genome shotgun sequence genome window below encodes:
- the LOC135583295 gene encoding uncharacterized protein LOC135583295 — protein MVILHGRSIDDIVSAFAYKPQPHHKFPFGNDDESSPPPSSPSPPSKASSLVRVGRRDGQNTTRGGGDFEPVEEGPNTPPLPQPPLLKNKRRKKTLASLTSTSTSSSFASPPSSSSSLLSSFIRTTVGGKPLVVSRFFPLPPQASSPVVIGVKDTKSQKSRSTGKCIPSRSADNEKRTKKKKINCIDDNLDDEEKEERSRQQLEKSGRMGKQPIAQLSAAEKKSDAYRRVPANSAWEPPASCHHLLQERHSFDPWRVLIICMLLNVTSGRQVEKVLPGLFLLCPDAEATTKVPEEEIETVIQTLGLQKKRARMIKHFSCEYLRNDWTHVTQLHGIGKYAADAYAIFCVGKPEQVVPRDHKLLDYWSFVCSKSETE, from the exons ATGGTTATCCTCCACGGTCGGTCGATTGACGATATCGTCTCTGCGTTCGCCTATAAGCCCCAACCCCACCATAAGTTCCCCTTCGGCAACGATGACGaatcctctcctcctccctcctctccttcgCCACCGTCAAAAGCCTCTTCCCTGGTGAGAGTAGGAAGGCGAGATGGACAGAATACGACCCGCGGCGGTGGGGATTTCGAACCTGTGGAGGAGGGCCCAAACACTCCTCCTTTGCCGCAACCTCCGCTTCTCAAgaacaagaggaggaagaagacgctgGCTTCGTTGACCTCAACCTCAACCTCATCATCATTCGCCTCCCccccttcttcttcgtcttctttacTTTCCTCCTTTATTCGTACCACCGTCGGCGGCAAACCCTTGGTCGTCTCCCGCTTCTTCCCCCTCCCACCACAGGCCTCCTCGCCCGTGGTCATCGGTGTCAAAGACACCAAGAGTCAGAAATCAAGGTCCACCGGCAAATGCATTCCATCTCGAAGCGCCGACAACGAAAAGAggaccaagaagaagaagataaattGTATTGACGATAATCTTGATGATGAAGAAAAAGAGGAGCGGAGTAGGCAACAGCTGGAGAAGAGCGGGAGGATGGGAAAGCAGCCGATCGCCCAATTGTCTGCCGCAGAGAAGAAATCTGACGCTTATAGAAGAGTCCCAGCCAATAGTGCCTGGGAGCCTCCAGCGTCGTGCCACCATCTTCTTCAGGAGCGGCATTCCTTCGACCCATGGAGGGTCTTGATCATATGCATGCTCCTCAATGTCACCTCTGGTAGACAG GTTGAAAAAGTTTTGCCAGGCCTATTCCTTCTATGTCCAGACGCAGAGGCGACAACAAAGGTCCCCGAGGAGGAGATAGAAACGGTGATACAGACTCTGGGCCTGCAAAAGAAGAGGGCAAGGATGATCAAACACTTCTCGTGTGAGTATCTACGAAATGATTGGACTCATGTGACTCAGCTCCATGGCATTGGCAA GTATGCAGCTGATGCGTATGCAATATTTTGTGTTGGGAAGCCAGAGCAGGTCGTACCACGAGACCATAAATTACTTGACTACTGGAGTTTCGTATGCAGTAAGAGTGAAACCGAGTAA
- the LOC135622240 gene encoding uncharacterized protein LOC135622240 — MADDAQRMVALKRAYADVILNTAKESAARILAADRRVVQSQHSLSLAKEESLAMLLRLKSIMDAKIKDAENVNLSQARRIQELEVQLSEAKETIHHLNSELTKVSSEVESEKSYQIESLEEQRTHGCVIVNRDDCQEGRHTSVSAPCSQVGAICSPNSDFNVTTSKQRTADKHRCFAKYTAQNEPSKEMVASDDSAGSPDLVSIILRNKELDLYRNGCTQRVRAFEQNLLTEREPCAQMHDQFFNAKREAVTCDDDTAERHKTRDLALSGRLVVQVLEPLESEEVGQQGNMCENDHTANISCQHPSEKPGVRKPVTSSGAYHEIQDHEQLDISDSKVAGQNSMPRSCEKERHDGEGAFSCLVEASRGDHRTSKDGNMKLNKLSDHVISGTLNTSRVMTRRTMKLCGVNGANGCGGSTTSVSINSSQENIKKELVTMSTFDMKDSSLLVADVKNDTIDTQLEKESMLKTLDHKMAKKINTSDLKDNHERIGVPLTSYDSKDERSCGLSGLPPEVGKDRIVKYTFRRTRKRRSPDSNNDDVFLEKINMPKKKARKENASLEPPKPNLVKDSTRDSRKIAQVARQLIALSEKRW, encoded by the exons ATGGCGGATGACGCCCAG AGAATGGTTGCGCTGAAGAGGGCGTACGCCGACGTTATATTGAACACGGCGAAGGAGTCGGCGGCGCGGATTTTGGCGGCGGACCGCCGGGTCGTCCAGTCGCAGCATAGCTTGTCCCTCGCCAAGGAAGAGTCCCTTGCCATGCTTCTCCGCCTTAAGTCGATCATGGACGCCAAG ATTAAAGATGCAGAAAATGTGAACTTATCACAAGCAAGAAGGATCCAAGAGCTTGAAGTTCAGCTAAGTGAAGCAAAGGAGACAATCCATCATCTTAATTCTGAATTGACAAAAGTTAGTTCTGAGGTAGAGAGTGAGAAGAGTTATCAAATCGAGTCCTTAGAGGAACAAAGAACACATGGCTGTGTCATTGTTAATAGAGATGACTGTCAAGAAGGCAGACATACTTCAGTTTCGGCACCCTGTTCTCAGGTTGGAGCAATATGTTCTCCAAATTCCGACTTTAATGTTACCACGTCAAAGCAGAGAACTGCAGACAAACATCGCTGCTTTGCCAAATATACAGCACAAAATGAACCCTCAAAAGAAATGGTTGCATCCGATGATTCTGCTGGTAGCCCTGATTTAGTGTCCATAATTTTGAGAAACAAGGAGCTGGATCTTTATCGAAATGGTTGTACCCAAAGAGTACGTGCATTCGAACAAAATCTATTGACTGAGAGAGAGCCATGTGCACAAATGCATGACCAATTCTTTAATGCAAAGCGGGAAGCTGTGACATGTGATGATGATACAGCTGAAAGGCACAAAACTCGAGATCTTGCCCTGTCAGGGAGGCTAGTAGTACAGGTTCTGGAGCCCCTTGAGTCCGAAGAAGTGGGTCAACAGGGAAATATGTGTGAAAATGATCACACAGCTAATATCTCCTGCCAGCATCCTTCAGAAAAACCAGGAGTTAGAAAACCTGTTACGAGCAGTGGCGCTTACCATGAAATACAAGATCATGAGCAGTTAGATATTAGTGATTCTAAGGTTGCTGGTCAAAATAGCATGCCTAGATCTTGTGAAAAGGAGAGGCATGATGGTGAGGGTGCTTTTTCTTGTTTGGTTGAGGCATCTAGAGGAGATCACAGAACATCAAAAGATGGAAACATGAAGTTGAATAAGTTGTCCGATCATGTAATTTCAGGTACTTTGAATACCAGTAGAGTAATGACTAGACGAACTATGAAACTATGTGGTGTCAATGGAGCAAATGGTTGTGGTGGATCCACTACATCTGTCAGTATAAATTCTAGtcaagaaaatattaaaaaagaacTAGTTACAATGAGCACATTTGACATGAAAGATAGTTCTCTTTTGGTTGCTGATGTTAAGAATGATACCATTGACACACAGCTGGAGAAAGAATCAATGTTAAAAACACTAGATCATAAAATGgcaaaaaaaataaatacttCTGATTTAAAAGACAATCATGAAAGGATTGGGGTTCCATTGACTAGTTATGATTCCAAAGATGAACGATCATGTGGATTAAGCGGACTCCCTCCTGAAGTTGGAAAGGACAGAATTGTAAAGTATACTTTTAGGAGGACCAGAAAGAGGAGATCTCCAGATAGCAACAATGATGATGTGTTTTTGGAGAAAATTAATATGCCAAAGAAGAAAGCACGCAAAGAAAATGCCTCTCTGGAGCCTCCGAAACCGAACTTAGTAAAGGATTCAACCAGAGACAGCAGGAAGATAGCTCAGGTTGCTCGCCAG CTCATCGCCTTGTCTGAGAAAAGATGGTAG